The following proteins are co-located in the Fusobacteria bacterium ZRK30 genome:
- the trmB gene encoding tRNA (guanosine(46)-N7)-methyltransferase TrmB, producing the protein MSNIKNDNNVGDMWKHFFNYERKHYNPYMVKLAEHPNHIMYDKEIMDSYKGKWNEFFKNEHPIYLEIGSGSGMFANDMCVRYPERNHMALEIRFKRLVLSARRSEKLGLDNLLFIKRRGEEITNFIGHEEMAGLYINFPDPWEGREKNRILQPKLFALLDQILAKDGRLFFKTDHDKYYADVLEFMPEVEGYEVVYHTADLHNSPLADENIMTEFESLFTYKHQKNINYIEIKKLGKK; encoded by the coding sequence ATGTCAAATATAAAAAATGATAATAATGTAGGAGATATGTGGAAACACTTTTTCAACTACGAGAGAAAACATTATAATCCATATATGGTAAAGCTAGCAGAGCATCCAAACCATATAATGTATGATAAGGAAATTATGGATTCTTATAAAGGTAAGTGGAATGAATTTTTTAAAAATGAACATCCTATTTATTTAGAGATCGGTTCTGGAAGCGGAATGTTTGCCAATGATATGTGTGTAAGATATCCAGAGAGAAACCATATGGCTTTGGAGATAAGATTTAAAAGGCTGGTCCTTTCAGCTAGAAGATCTGAAAAATTAGGGTTAGATAACTTATTGTTTATAAAAAGACGTGGAGAAGAGATAACTAACTTTATAGGTCACGAAGAGATGGCAGGGTTATACATTAACTTCCCAGATCCATGGGAAGGAAGGGAAAAGAACAGAATCCTTCAGCCAAAGTTATTTGCATTATTGGACCAGATATTAGCAAAAGATGGAAGGTTATTCTTTAAAACTGACCACGATAAATATTATGCAGATGTATTGGAGTTTATGCCGGAAGTAGAAGGGTATGAAGTGGTATATCATACTGCTGACCTGCATAATAGTCCGTTGGCAGATGAAAATATTATGACTGAATTCGAAAGTCTATTCACATATAAACATCAAAAGAATATCAACTATATAGAGATAAAGAAATTAGGTAAAAAATAA
- a CDS encoding 3-deoxy-D-manno-octulosonic acid transferase, with protein MIRTILYLPLGIGMIFSNKLRKFVKKRIFQKIDIGEKKDTIWIHCASVGEVNLAEPIINKFIDETQEKIILTMMTDTGMETARKKYADETRVDLLFFPLDDYFCIKKILKRIVLKKLVIIETEIWPNLILLCSKKSEVVLINGRISDRSIGSYTKIKSLLRGIFCKIDTFIMQTERDKERIISLGAPETKVYNYGNLKFNIELPEYGEKELDDLREKINEKGKKILVAGSTRDNEEEYLLEVFDKLDDYLLILVPRHIERTEDICQRLLKKYNYQRWTDIYNKEGSEDVERIQELSKRDTEIIIVDKIGELRKLYAIADIAYVGGTMVDIGGHSLLEPLFYRKPPIFGPFVQNVRSIAREVVARQIGAQVNGVEELYQAVKNYEVENKTLRDSDKRGFKAEIENRIDKFFEENSHVVDLTFEKIMEK; from the coding sequence TTGATACGAACAATACTATATCTTCCTTTAGGGATAGGAATGATATTTTCTAATAAGTTGAGAAAATTTGTAAAAAAAAGAATATTTCAAAAGATAGATATAGGGGAGAAAAAAGATACTATATGGATCCATTGTGCATCTGTAGGAGAGGTGAACTTAGCGGAACCTATAATAAATAAATTTATAGATGAAACACAGGAAAAAATCATTTTAACTATGATGACTGATACCGGAATGGAAACAGCTAGAAAAAAATATGCAGATGAAACCAGGGTAGATCTTTTATTTTTTCCTTTAGATGATTATTTTTGCATAAAGAAAATTTTAAAGAGGATAGTTTTAAAAAAATTAGTGATCATAGAGACGGAAATATGGCCAAATTTAATCCTCTTATGCTCTAAAAAATCAGAGGTAGTTTTGATAAATGGAAGGATATCAGACAGAAGTATAGGCTCATATACGAAAATAAAATCTTTATTGAGAGGTATATTTTGTAAGATAGACACATTTATCATGCAGACTGAACGGGACAAAGAGAGAATAATATCTCTGGGGGCTCCTGAGACTAAAGTTTATAACTATGGAAATCTGAAATTTAATATTGAACTTCCAGAATATGGGGAAAAAGAATTGGATGATTTAAGGGAAAAAATAAATGAAAAGGGTAAAAAAATATTGGTAGCAGGTAGTACAAGGGATAATGAAGAAGAATATTTATTGGAAGTTTTTGATAAACTAGATGACTATCTTTTGATCTTGGTACCCAGGCATATAGAGAGAACAGAAGATATATGCCAAAGACTGCTGAAAAAGTATAACTATCAGAGATGGACGGATATTTATAATAAAGAAGGTAGTGAAGATGTAGAGAGAATTCAAGAATTATCTAAAAGAGATACAGAGATAATAATTGTAGATAAGATAGGGGAACTGCGTAAACTATATGCCATTGCAGATATAGCATATGTAGGAGGAACCATGGTAGATATAGGAGGACACAGCCTTCTAGAACCGTTGTTTTACAGGAAACCGCCAATTTTCGGACCTTTTGTCCAAAATGTGAGGAGTATTGCAAGGGAAGTAGTGGCTAGACAGATTGGTGCCCAGGTAAACGGGGTAGAGGAACTATACCAGGCAGTCAAGAACTATGAAGTGGAAAATAAAACACTGAGAGATTCTGATAAAAGAGGTTTTAAAGCTGAAATTGAAAACAGGATAGATAAATTTTTTGAGGAGAACAGCCATGTTGTGGATTTGACCTTTGAAAAAATCATGGAAAAATAG
- a CDS encoding DMT family transporter encodes MKKRESSVKGYTMVFASTMFFYIMTLFVKLITKDGRIPSTEVTFFRFLIGFIMVNIGLMKTGYKIKMVNKKAVLGRGFFTALAILLFFMVIEYSTTTKANIYNLTYPIFVTIFGPLLLADERWTVKNIIGVAIAFVGIFLISGLALGVVSWVDGLGLFMGFVAAIGIIALRKARITDSSSTILFYLMSIGMVMTLIPFGHQFKIPTSREGMLLLGMGVFSYLGQYTVTNGFKYVKALEGSLISSSRIFVAAICGILFLGEPFSAAIVGGGSLIFIGIVLVSVKGKEKKQIKIEKL; translated from the coding sequence ATGAAAAAGAGAGAGAGTAGTGTAAAGGGTTATACCATGGTGTTTGCTTCTACAATGTTTTTTTATATAATGACTTTATTTGTAAAGTTGATAACAAAGGATGGTAGGATACCCAGCACAGAGGTAACGTTTTTTAGATTTTTAATCGGATTTATAATGGTAAATATAGGTCTTATGAAAACAGGGTATAAAATTAAAATGGTAAATAAAAAAGCGGTACTGGGAAGAGGTTTTTTTACAGCCTTAGCAATATTATTATTTTTTATGGTGATAGAATATTCCACTACAACCAAGGCAAATATATATAATTTGACATACCCGATATTTGTCACGATATTTGGGCCTCTTTTACTTGCGGATGAAAGGTGGACAGTAAAAAATATTATAGGAGTAGCTATAGCTTTTGTAGGAATATTCCTAATATCTGGATTGGCTCTAGGAGTTGTCAGCTGGGTAGATGGATTGGGATTATTTATGGGATTTGTAGCAGCAATTGGGATAATAGCCCTAAGAAAAGCTCGGATAACAGATAGTTCTAGTACAATTTTATTTTACCTTATGAGTATAGGAATGGTTATGACTTTGATTCCATTTGGACATCAATTTAAGATACCGACTTCTAGAGAAGGGATGCTTTTATTGGGAATGGGAGTATTTTCATATTTAGGACAATATACTGTAACCAATGGATTTAAATATGTGAAAGCATTGGAGGGTAGTTTGATATCTTCTAGTAGAATATTTGTAGCTGCTATATGCGGAATCTTATTTTTAGGAGAACCCTTTAGTGCTGCTATAGTAGGGGGAGGAAGTCTAATATTTATAGGGATAGTTTTAGTAAGTGTAAAGGGGAAAGAGAAAAAACAAATAAAAATCGAGAAATTATAA